Below is a window of Allomuricauda ruestringensis DSM 13258 DNA.
TGGCTACTACTACGAGATTTTGGAAGTGAACCAGTGTTTGAGGGAAAACAAAATTGAAAGTGAGCTGTGGTCGCATCAAAACAGTCTGGATTTGTCAGAGTTGTTGGACAAGGTCAGGGAAAAGTGTGGTGTAAGCTTTCCTTTTGAAACATAATCCTTAATAATAACTTTACATTATCTCTATTTTTACGATATTTGAAATTCTTCAGAAATATATATAATGGGAATGAATAAGAACACGGTGCTGGCCTATGCCACATGGATTATGATTTTGGTAGGTTTGGGAATGATAGCACTTGGAGCTTTTAAATATGATGAAGTAGCAGGATGGGGCTTCGCTGCTGTTGGAATTGGATTTTTTGCCGTAGCTTGGGTTTTTAATGCCCTAAAAGGTAGAGTATAGCCTCTTTTTCAAAAACAATTTAATTTATAGTAGATGTCAGACGATAAAAAAGTCATTTTTTCAATGTCTGGGGTTACCAAGACCTTTAAAACGGCCAATACTCCAGTACTTAAAAATATTTACCTAAGCTTTTTCTATGGGGCCAAAATCGGGATTTTGGGTCTCAACGGTTCGGGTAAGTCCACCTTGTTGAAAATAATCGCAGGGGTCGATAAGAATTATCAGGGCGATGTGGTTTTCTCTCCAGGTTATTCTGTTGGCTATTTAGAACAGGAACCACAGTTGGATGAGGACAAAACTGTTCTTGAAGTGGTAAAAGAAGGCGTAGCCGAGACCGTTGCCATTTTGGACGAGTACAATAAAATCAACGATATGTTTGGTCTGCCCGAAGTATATGAGGATGCGGACAAGATGCAAAAGTTGATGGATAAGCAAGCAGCACTCCAAGATAGGATAGATGCTTCCAATGCTTGGGAATTGGATACAAAACTGGAGATTGCGATGGATGCCCTTCGTACTCCCGAATCCGATAAAAAAATAAGTGTGCTTTCTGGTGGTGAGCGTAGACGAGTGGCGCTGTGCCGTTTGTTGTTGAAAGAACCGGATGTGCTATTGTTGGATGAGCCTACCAACCACTTGGATGCAGAATCCGTACATTGGTTGGAGCACCATTTGGCACAATACAAAGGAACTGTAATTGCCGTAACGCACGATCGTTATTTCTTGGATAATGTGGCTGGTTGGATTTTGGAACTGGACCGTGGAGAAGGAATTCCTTGGAAAGGAAACTACTCGAGCTGGTTGGATCAAAAAGCGAAGCGATTGGAGCAGGAGAGCAAACAAGCGTCCAAGCGCCAAAAAACCTTGGAGCGGGAGCTGGATTGGGTACGCCAAGGCGCCAAAGGTAGACAGGCCAAGCAAAAGGCCCGTTTAAAAAACTACGACAAGCTTCTTAGCCAAGATCAGAAACAAATGGAGGAGAAGTTGGAGATCTATATCCCCAACGGACCACGTTTGGGAACCAATGTAATCGAGGCCAAGGATGTAAGCAAAGCTTTTGGTGACAAATTGTTGTACGAGAACTTGAACTTTAACTTACCACAGGCCGGAATTGTTGGTATTATCGGCCCCAATGGTGCTGGTAAAACCACCATTTTTAAAATGATTATGGGGGAAGAAACTCCTGATAAAGGTGAATTTGTTGTTGGTGAAACAGCAAAATTGGCATACGTAGACCAATCACATTCCAATATAGATTCTGAAAAATCTATTTGGGAGAACTTTAGTGACAGCCAAGAATTGATGATGATGGGAGGGAAGCAAGTAAATTCACGTGCCTATCTGAGTCGATTTAATTTTTCGGGAAGTGAACAGAACAAAAAAGTGAACATGCTTTCGGGTGGAGAACGTAACCGCCTCCATTTGGCCATGACCTTAAAAGAGGAGGGCAACGTTTTGCTTTTGGATGAGCCTACCAATGATTTGGATGTAAACACGCTTCGGGCCTTGGAAGAGGGTCTAGAAAATTTTGCTGGTTGTGCCGTGATTATTTCCCACGACAGATGGTTCTTGGATAGGGTTTGTACCCACATCCTTGCTTTTGAAGGCGATTCGCAAGTATATTTCTTTGAAGGCTCTTTCTCTGATTACGAGGAGAACAAAAAGAAACGCTTGGGAACGGATATCATGCCCAAGCGTATCAAGTATAAAAAGTTGATTCGATAGAAGAGGAATTATTCTTCTCCACCGAGATTTTTGATTCCTTCCTCCAATAACTTTTTAGCTTTTTCCAAATAAGCTTTTTGGTGAGCTGCCAAGCTGTTAGGGTCTTGATTATTATCTGCAGATGCTGGACCAATGGAACTGGATAGTTCCACCAATTGCTCAATGGCTTCCTCTGCGGATTGGAGTTTGTCATTGGCATGCTTTTCAAAAACCTTGATCATTTCCAGTTCCATGGAGTTAACGGAAGCGGTTTTGGTTTTTTCTTCAACTGTATTTATTTCGTAGGAACTCGAGGAATCTTCGGCCGCAGCAGTAGTTGTTGAATTGCCGAGGGTACATTGGTCAATAATTGTAATCAATTCGTTGATTTCTCCCAGAGCCTTTTTTGTGAAGAACCTACCAGTTTCCCAGTCAACCGGTTCTATGGCCTTGTCCAAGGTTTCCATTGCGTCCAAGGTTTTGTTTTTGGCTTTGTCGCAACTGCACTCGGCCATAAAGGATTCGGACTTTTCCAAAGCGGTCAAGGCCCTTTCAGCGTAATACATCTGATGCTCAAAGTTTGTGGCATTCATGGCTTTTTTACCATGGCTGAGCGCATAGGTTACTTTAGCGTAAAAATTATCACATTGATTAGAGTAGGTAGCTTGTACGGCAAAAAAGATTGCCAAAACTACTAAAACATGGGATTTGGGAGCCATATTCAAGTTTTTAGGTTATTAAGTTTGTTGTTCTAACGACAAAATTAGGTAATTATTTCATGTACCTAAAAATCATCGTTGGGATACCAGTCCAATTGTACAACATTAATGCTGGAATCACCTTCGTTCACAATCGTTTTGAATTTTTCAACATCGCTTACATCAGGTCTTCCTCTAAAATGATATGGATAAACTTCAGCCGGCTTAAATTCCAATACGGCATCGGCAGCGCTTTCTACCGTCATGGTATAAGGTAGGTTCATGCAAACAAAAGCTTTATCAATATTTTCCAAGGAACGCATTTCAGGAATGTCCTCTGTGTCACCGGAAAAATAAATGCGCTCATCACCAAAAGTAAATACATAACCATTGCCCCTTCCTTTAACATGAAAGTCTTTGGCTTCCTCACGAAGATTGTACATAGGAATAGCTTTTACGGAGAAACCAGCTATTTCTTTTGTTTCACCATTTTTTATTGTGGTAGTCTTGGAAGATAGGTTTTCCTCCATTTGTTGTTTTACCGCGTCGGGGGCAATAATCTGGACACTTTCAAGATCTAATTCATTTAAGGTTTCTGGATTAAAGTGATCGCCATGTATATCGGTAATAAAAATTATGTCTGGTGATTTTTGTCCTTCAAAAGCTGCTTTGCCGCCAACAGGATCTACATAAATGGTAATTCCGTTCCACTCAATTACAGCTGTTGCATGTTCAATAGGGGTAATTTCGGCTGCTGCTGGAGCTTCAACTTTCATAGTAGTTTCTTCTGCTTCGGCAGTTTCCTCTTGTTTTTCTGCTTTTTGCTTGCACGAAACAAGCAACAAGACAGAAGCACTAACTGTTAGAATGATATTTTTTTTCATGGTCTATCTTTTTAAATCCTTCTAAAAATAGGGGATAAAGGGCAGAATAGTAATTTTTTGTGAACATTATTTTAAATCAAATAATCCAAACACAAATCTGATGCGTATATAAACCAAATACGATTGATTAATAACCTTAAACGAGAATCAATTAAAACAAAAAGTTATGACTGAAACAAAAAATAACAATAACGGATTGAAGGTAGTTGCTGGTCTGTTGGGTGTAGTTCTTTTGGGAACCATTATTTACACTGTTAGTCTTTATCAAGATAAAAAAGCAACCACAGAAGCCCTTACTCAAGAGAAAGAATTGGTTGTAGAGGATTTGAACAGCTTAAAATCTGAATACGACAAGGCTATTTTGGAAAGCAACGCTACCAACGAAGAATTGGTTGCTGCTAGGGATAACATCGCAAAGTATATCGATTCCGTTAGCAGTATGAAAGCTGACATCGCTACACTTTCTCGTTATAGAAGACAAGTGAGCGTTCTTAAAGCTGAAAGAGAAGAACTATTGAAGCAAGTTGATTCCTTGACGCAATCCAACAGCTTGTTGGCCATGCAAAGAGACAGCACTTTTGCCGAATTGGAGCAACAAACAGTATTCAACGATTCTTTGATTATCCAGAACACACAATTGGCCGATGCCGTTGAAAAAGGTTCTGCCCTTAACCTAAGCACTATTAGTGTTGATGCCATTAAAGAAAGAAACAGTGGTAAATTGGTTTCTACAAGAAGAGCTAGGGCCACTGATAAATTTAAAGTATGTTTTACCATTGCCAACAATACAATCGCCGAGGCTGGTGACAGAGAGTTTTATATCGAAGTTCTTGGCCCACAAGGTAACGTACTAGGTGAAGGTCTTACAAAAACTACTGAAGAAGGAAGCTCTCTTACTTATAGTAAAGGAACCAACTTTTACTATGAAAACGATGCTTTGGACGTATGTGATTACATAAACAAGCCTAGTGGTGATTTCCAAGATGGGAATTACATGGTAAATGTTTATGACAACAAATTGA
It encodes the following:
- a CDS encoding CAL67264 family membrane protein, translating into MGMNKNTVLAYATWIMILVGLGMIALGAFKYDEVAGWGFAAVGIGFFAVAWVFNALKGRV
- the ettA gene encoding energy-dependent translational throttle protein EttA, which encodes MSDDKKVIFSMSGVTKTFKTANTPVLKNIYLSFFYGAKIGILGLNGSGKSTLLKIIAGVDKNYQGDVVFSPGYSVGYLEQEPQLDEDKTVLEVVKEGVAETVAILDEYNKINDMFGLPEVYEDADKMQKLMDKQAALQDRIDASNAWELDTKLEIAMDALRTPESDKKISVLSGGERRRVALCRLLLKEPDVLLLDEPTNHLDAESVHWLEHHLAQYKGTVIAVTHDRYFLDNVAGWILELDRGEGIPWKGNYSSWLDQKAKRLEQESKQASKRQKTLERELDWVRQGAKGRQAKQKARLKNYDKLLSQDQKQMEEKLEIYIPNGPRLGTNVIEAKDVSKAFGDKLLYENLNFNLPQAGIVGIIGPNGAGKTTIFKMIMGEETPDKGEFVVGETAKLAYVDQSHSNIDSEKSIWENFSDSQELMMMGGKQVNSRAYLSRFNFSGSEQNKKVNMLSGGERNRLHLAMTLKEEGNVLLLDEPTNDLDVNTLRALEEGLENFAGCAVIISHDRWFLDRVCTHILAFEGDSQVYFFEGSFSDYEENKKKRLGTDIMPKRIKYKKLIR
- a CDS encoding MBL fold metallo-hydrolase, with translation MKKNIILTVSASVLLLVSCKQKAEKQEETAEAEETTMKVEAPAAAEITPIEHATAVIEWNGITIYVDPVGGKAAFEGQKSPDIIFITDIHGDHFNPETLNELDLESVQIIAPDAVKQQMEENLSSKTTTIKNGETKEIAGFSVKAIPMYNLREEAKDFHVKGRGNGYVFTFGDERIYFSGDTEDIPEMRSLENIDKAFVCMNLPYTMTVESAADAVLEFKPAEVYPYHFRGRPDVSDVEKFKTIVNEGDSSINVVQLDWYPNDDF